From one Tsukamurella tyrosinosolvens genomic stretch:
- a CDS encoding sugar-binding transcriptional regulator, giving the protein MGSMGPAEVVQAAAIARRFYFDGKSKMEIGAEYGLSRYKVARILDACLESGLVRIEINTDAAIDADLSERLRRAYGLRRALVATGSFTDFDGLRHGLGRVAADLLSEVVTETDVLGVGWGRTLDAMAQHVRNLPPCTIVQMSGVVGDVQASSVDLVRQLTSVSRGPQYPIYAPLIMSDQRMKAALARQPGVSAAMALWKRITVAVVAVGSLDLTGSQVYAMLSDQGRAELDSLNVAAELCAIQFDAAGRPVRTNYSGRTLAISFPELSAVDEVIAIAGGHQKVEAIRASLISGVVTSLVTDRETAISLLRVAPAESADRA; this is encoded by the coding sequence ATGGGGTCCATGGGACCGGCCGAAGTGGTCCAGGCCGCCGCCATCGCGCGGCGGTTCTACTTCGACGGGAAGTCGAAGATGGAGATCGGTGCCGAGTACGGGCTGTCCCGGTACAAGGTGGCCCGGATCCTCGACGCCTGCCTCGAGTCGGGGCTGGTCCGGATAGAGATCAACACCGACGCGGCGATCGACGCGGACCTGTCGGAGCGGCTGCGCCGCGCCTACGGGCTGCGGCGCGCGCTCGTCGCCACCGGCTCCTTCACCGACTTCGACGGCCTCCGGCACGGGCTCGGCAGGGTCGCCGCAGACCTGCTCAGCGAGGTCGTGACGGAGACGGACGTCCTCGGCGTCGGGTGGGGGCGCACCCTCGACGCGATGGCCCAGCACGTCCGCAACCTGCCGCCGTGCACGATCGTCCAGATGTCGGGCGTCGTGGGCGACGTCCAGGCCAGCTCGGTCGACCTGGTGCGTCAACTGACCTCTGTCTCGCGGGGTCCCCAGTACCCCATCTACGCGCCGCTCATCATGTCCGACCAGCGGATGAAGGCGGCCCTCGCCCGCCAGCCCGGCGTGTCCGCCGCGATGGCGCTGTGGAAGCGGATCACGGTCGCCGTGGTCGCCGTCGGAAGCCTCGATCTCACCGGCTCGCAGGTGTACGCGATGCTGTCGGATCAGGGTCGGGCGGAACTGGATTCGCTCAACGTCGCCGCCGAGCTGTGTGCGATTCAATTCGATGCCGCGGGGCGCCCGGTGCGCACCAATTACAGCGGCCGCACTTTGGCCATCTCCTTTCCCGAGCTGAGTGCGGTCGACGAGGTCATCGCCATCGCCGGCGGTCACCAGAAGGTGGAGGCCATCCGCGCGAGCCTGATCAGCGGTGTGGTCACGTCGTTGGTCACCGACCGCGAGACCGCCATCTCGCTGCTGCGCGTCGCACCGGCCGAATCGGCGGATCGCGCCTGA
- a CDS encoding ATP-dependent 6-phosphofructokinase, giving the protein MRIGVLTGGGDCPGLNAVIRAVVRTSDSRYGSAVVGFQDGWRGLLEDRRVQLSNDDRNDRLLTKGGTMLGTARTHPDVLRAGLDRIRQTLDDNGIDVLIPIGGEGTLTAASWLADEGVPVVGVPKTIDNDIDCTDVTFGFDTALTIATDAIDRLHSTAESHQRVMIVEVMGRHAGWIALNSGLASGAHAVLIPEVPFDVEDLCAMIKRRFQRGHASFIVVVAEGAKPAEGTMELRVGGTDEFGHERFTGVAHQLGVEIEKRINKEVRTTVLGHVQRGGTPTPADRVLATRYGVNAADAAHAGKTGQMVSLRGTQIGLVPLAEAVKQLKRVPRERYDDAAEFFG; this is encoded by the coding sequence GTGCGCATCGGAGTGCTCACCGGTGGTGGTGACTGCCCGGGCTTGAACGCGGTGATCCGCGCGGTGGTCCGCACGAGCGATTCCCGCTACGGCTCGGCGGTCGTCGGGTTCCAGGACGGCTGGCGGGGCCTGCTCGAGGACCGCCGCGTGCAGCTGTCGAACGACGACCGCAACGACCGGTTGCTGACCAAGGGCGGGACGATGCTCGGCACCGCCCGCACCCACCCCGACGTGCTGCGCGCCGGCCTGGATCGCATCCGCCAGACCCTGGACGACAACGGCATCGACGTGCTCATCCCGATCGGCGGCGAAGGCACCCTCACCGCCGCCTCGTGGCTCGCCGACGAGGGCGTCCCCGTCGTGGGCGTACCCAAGACGATCGACAACGACATCGACTGCACCGACGTCACCTTCGGCTTCGACACCGCGCTGACCATCGCCACCGACGCGATCGACCGCCTGCACTCCACCGCCGAATCCCACCAACGCGTCATGATCGTCGAGGTCATGGGACGCCACGCCGGCTGGATCGCCCTGAACTCCGGGCTCGCCTCCGGCGCCCACGCCGTCCTCATCCCCGAGGTCCCCTTCGACGTCGAGGACCTCTGCGCCATGATCAAACGCCGCTTCCAACGCGGCCACGCCAGCTTCATCGTCGTCGTCGCCGAGGGCGCCAAACCCGCCGAAGGCACCATGGAACTGCGCGTCGGGGGCACCGACGAGTTCGGCCACGAACGCTTCACCGGCGTCGCCCACCAGCTGGGCGTCGAGATCGAGAAGCGGATCAACAAGGAGGTCCGCACCACCGTCCTCGGCCACGTCCAACGCGGTGGGACCCCGACGCCCGCCGACCGCGTCCTCGCCACCCGCTACGGCGTCAACGCCGCCGACGCCGCGCACGCCGGGAAGACCGGGCAGATGGTCTCGCTGCGCGGCACCCAGATCGGGCTCGTCCCCCTCGCCGAGGCGGTCAAGCAGCTCAAACGCGTCCCCCGCGAGCGCTACGACGACGCCGCCGAGTTCTTCGGCTGA
- a CDS encoding aspartate/glutamate racemase family protein, translating to MAVRGGVLASGILAVTMAVAGCGTSGDGAATSSSSAAAQVRTIVLINPNSSASATASMVELATAEARGAASIVGVTNDGAPALLTTQQDMATAAPGVLRRGVEAAKDPNVAAIVVSAFSDPGLAELDRALTIPVFGIGTEAFREASQGGRAFGIATVTSDPALVESFRQKAAELGVEGQYRGVRVTPGDATELVRSPDALDAALREAVRQSVDQDGARAVIMGGGPLSPSALRLQPQFDVPLVVAVNAAIRSALKAVG from the coding sequence ATGGCGGTACGAGGCGGTGTACTCGCGTCGGGGATCCTCGCGGTGACGATGGCGGTCGCGGGTTGCGGGACGAGTGGCGACGGCGCGGCCACGAGCTCGTCGAGTGCGGCGGCGCAGGTCAGGACCATCGTGCTGATCAACCCGAACTCGAGCGCGAGCGCGACGGCTTCGATGGTCGAGCTGGCGACGGCGGAGGCGCGCGGTGCCGCGAGCATCGTCGGAGTCACCAACGATGGTGCGCCGGCGCTCCTGACCACGCAGCAGGACATGGCGACCGCCGCGCCGGGCGTGCTCCGGCGCGGCGTCGAGGCGGCGAAGGATCCGAACGTCGCCGCGATCGTGGTCTCGGCTTTCAGCGACCCGGGGCTCGCCGAGCTGGACCGGGCGCTCACCATCCCGGTGTTCGGCATCGGCACGGAGGCCTTCCGGGAGGCCTCGCAGGGAGGCCGCGCGTTCGGGATCGCGACGGTCACCTCCGATCCCGCACTGGTGGAATCCTTCCGGCAGAAGGCTGCCGAGCTCGGCGTCGAGGGGCAGTACCGCGGCGTCCGGGTCACGCCGGGCGACGCGACGGAGCTCGTGCGGTCGCCGGACGCGCTCGACGCGGCGCTCCGCGAGGCCGTGCGGCAGTCGGTGGATCAGGACGGCGCCCGCGCGGTGATCATGGGCGGCGGGCCGCTGTCGCCGTCGGCGCTGCGCCTGCAGCCGCAGTTCGACGTGCCGCTGGTCGTCGCCGTCAACGCCGCGATCCGGAGCGCCCTGAAGGCCGTGGGGTGA